The genomic segment ggctatgagagacttctgggcgattttcaacctgactgaaatcgcccaaaaacgggcggggccatttgaagcacgactttagcctgatttgacatttagtggcagtcagatcagattacaacactgataactactgttgccgtgatataattgattagaaaaaaaatcccttccttttcccgtttggcagtgcgtcgcccatatcgccctattgaacaggccgtccctgataTGGACATAGATATTGGGACCCAGTAATGACTCCCCTCAACCTAGCATAAGCACGAAGGACATGGCTTTTAATCTTCTTCCCATTAAGCTTTTCCATTTGCAGAATCTTCCTTTGCTGATCCTGGCTACCACAAAATATTAGCATTCTACCATTTCCAATGAACCGGGCTAATTTGACTTCACATATCTCTTTCTCTACAGCATTGGCTAGTCAGATAGGATTTAAATGAGGCCCTGTGGTCTCATCAAACACCATCACCACTTtccactcatttacatttacattttcagtaatttagcagacactcttatccagagcgacttacaggagcaattagggttaagtgccttgcttaagggcacatcgacagatttttcacctagtcggctcggggattagaaccagcgacctttcggttactggcacaacgctcttacccactaagctacctgccgccccaatcacTCCAACACATTATAACAATTGCTTCCTACCTTGGCCCTCTTTATGCTTTCTTTACAAATGTTACACTGCTTTCAGTATCATGATTTCTCTTCATATGTCTTTCCACTACAGACCATTCCGGTCCTTGACCCTCATCCTCCCGCTCCACATCATCAGAACTGTGATCCATATTGTTCACATCCCAGAACAGCTGTTGCTTCTCCAACCTTTTCTCCATTTCCTCCATTTCGGCTGTCAGACTTCCAAACTTCCCACACACCAACAACTCATTCACCAAGTCGAAGGTCCCACTCGTTCATTTTGCTTGAACTCAGTAGCTGAAGTCCTACTCGTTTCAAAATTGCCCGCCTGGAAGTACCGGAAATGCTCGAAGGACGCTTCgtccggccactgggcttcctctcaccaccatatgtggtagtgagtggaaacgccaaacggatgcttcacatttatacatccggtaaaatatctgtctcattgttctctCTGCACGACAGCCAAGGCAAATAACTCATCAGTGATTTTGAGTGGAATCGTCCCTTATAGATGACGTCACCAATCTGGGTCAACAACGAGCAAGTGGGCTGGTTTTCAGAAAGGAACAAAAGTGAATTGCGTTGAATGCGAATATTTACATGAGCATTGAGGTTTATTTCTGAGTTTTTGTTGAGGAGCTGCAGTTATGTCTGTAAACTACGCCGCTGGACTGTCAACATATGCGGACAAAGGTGTATGCGGGCTCCCCGAGGTAAACACCCAGGCaggcgttagctagctagctagctaagttactaGTAGCTACAAAGCTTTTCGAGGATCCCCTCTAGCCAGAAGTGTACCTACTACCGGAGCAATATATATTCCCACTGCCAATATACACGACGTtcaaaactagctagctagtactaTTCTAGCACTGTTGTGGTTACACACTAAAACTAACATGGACGCCAGTGTAGTGTTCCCCCTACCATTACTTTGTTGTTGCTGCCGCCCCGAGTTCCCTTTGGCATGTTCTGAGATGTTCTCCACACACTGCATCTGGCACCCCACTGAAATAGATGTCTAACCTGCCCTGTTCCCCCCTAAACAAACACTACCCTCTAAACTCTCCCCCTTCCTTCTTACTCTTCCCACCCCGTCCTGTCCTCTCATCTTCCACCCCATCCTCTTCACTCTCCCCCCTGCTCTGCCCCGTTATCTCCCCAtcccctactctctcccagtcatttGACAGTAAAGAGGAGTTGAAGGGGAAGGTGGAGGCTCTGGCCCAGCTGATTAGGGAGTCCCAGTACCTGGTGGTCCACTCTGGGGCAGGCATCAGCACCTCTTCAGGCATACCTGACTTCAGGTAAGACTATTACCCTGTACCGCTCAACCACTCAGAGAGCATCTCAATAGGCTAAAGAAgcaccctctcctccacctctccttggTTGTAAAGGCTTGGTTCATGGCTATGCTGAACCGACAGAGGATTTGGCCAGTTTAGAAATGTATTACTATATCAGTAAAGGCCCATTTCTCTCAAATGGAAGATGGAAGGATGCATTTTCAAATGATTCAAGTCAGAAAATAGGAAATGTGAGTCAACGCCATCCTCTTATTTGGCTGCAGTACTGCGGTATCAGCAGAGGAGGGCACTATAGGCTATCtctgttacattttacattttagtaatttagcagatgctcttatccagagcgacttacagttagtgagtgcgtacatttttcatACCAGAGCAATGATTGTACTGTAGTCTTGGCTGGATCTCTGTGATGTTGACTTTCACACCAACGTTCTAACGTTTTCTTTCATATTACTTGTCATTACAATCTCattcatattctctctctctgcttgtgtCTTCACTCGTTTCCTCTTTTCCCCATCTCTGCTGTGAGGAGTGTGTGTAGTAAACATGAGGGACAAGATGAGTGTTAGCGGCAGCGCTCTCCTCAACTCTAGAGGACGTTACATTCATATTTCATTAATCAGCCGGCTTGTCTCTCTGTCATTCTGgtttgtctgcctgcctgtctgtttgtCAGGGAGATATGGCCTTGAATTGAATTAATGATCCATTACTGAAAAACCTAGGCATAATGTCCTCTTCATGTCCTGCTGCCCTTTTCTCTAAAAGATAAGTACGTAATACCTGGCTGACGTACTCCTCTAGCCTAACGACTGTTAGACTGTCTTACCAAATGGCTGAGTAGCTTTGATCTGGTCAGAGCAGACAATAAGTCACACAGTGAGAGGTGAGAGAGCGGGGGCTGTGTAAGTTAAAAGAGAATGGGAAAGAGGAGAATGCTAAGGCCTTCATTCTGTATTCTCAGTATGTCTCGCTCTGCCTCTTGCGTAGAAATGCGTCTCTTACCTTTTGAAGCCCGGCAGCTACCACAACAGAGATGCCACAACTTACTACAGAGATGTCGAGAGATTGCTTGACAGTGTCTTGTATGTTGCCCTGTCATAAccttagactgtgtgtgtgtttgtacacacCTCTCACACTTCtacgttgtctccctctctcagggGTCCCAAAGGCGTGTGGACCATGGAGGAGAGGGGCGAGTCTCCCCACTTTGACACCACATTCGAGGAAGCCCGGCCCAGCCTCACTCACATGGCCCTGCTGGGGCTGCATAGAGCCagctacctcaaatacctcatcaGCCAGAATGTGGACGGCCTCCACGTCCGGTCCGGCTTCCCCAGGTAACACTCCCTTGCAAAAGAGAGACTGTCTCTCAATGTGTTTTTCGtggttaaataaaatataaaaactgCTATACTATCCCAATGGAACACTACAATCATTCTCTGACCAGGACCCGAATTTATCAAGTGTTTCAGAGTAGAAAtgaagatctaggatcagtttagccttttagatcataaatAATAAGATTCTATGGACAGGAGGGActtgattctagatcagcactcctactctaaagACTCTTTGTGAATAAGCCCTGGTCTCTCATGTGAATAGGATTTCATAGAATTGGAACAGCTACAGCTAGAGAGCGAAATCAAAACGATTCAATACATTAGCAGGAGAATACCATTATTCCAATCCATATGGTATTCAGTTGGGAAGGAAATGCTAAACTAAAGTACTCCATTGCTTCAACACTCTCATTTAAATTCATATAAATTGTTTATTGTCAATAACATACTTATTTGAAATGAgcagtctctgtttctctttctgatTCAGGGATCTGCTCTCTGAGTTGCATGGGAACATGTTCGTGGAGGAGTGTGGGAAGTGTGGCAAGTACGTCAGTTCAAACCACTCTTTGTGAAAGATGTGCCACACGACGAATTCAAAAGCATCGAAATGTTATGAACTTCACATTAGAATGAAAGCGTACCGAAACACAGTTCAGCCCATTTTGAACAAAAATAGTTATTTTGTGTGCTCTCAACTGGTTAATTCATGCTAAACCCACTGTCtttgtcacacatacacacacgtcataTAAAAGCCAGATTGATTAACCCTGCACTGGTTTTAGTTGATGCTAAtccttttcattttcatttttttacatgggtctcccggtcgcggccggctgcaacacagcccaggatcgaacccagatctgtagtgacgcctctagcactgcgatgtagtgccttagaccgctgcgtcacTCGGGAGGCATTGATGCTAATTCTAATCTAAATTCTAATCTAAATCTGCTAACACTGTTTGCCTACCTCAACTGTCAATTCCACAAAAATAAACAAGAATAGACAGACTTCTCTCTTTCCATATGTTAACAACCTGAGGCAACTTGGGCAAGGGAGGCTGGCTTGTAAGCAGGGAAAACCATTCCAGCAGCATACTAATAGGGATCACTTTTCTGGCCTTCAGCCACCATCTGTACTCCCCTACACGGGCATGACAACAGCAGCGAAGCATTTACGTCAGCCACCTCACACGCTCTTTAAACTCTTTGAAATGTGTTTGTTCGCTGATCTGTTTTGATAACTGTCACCTGTAAAGTGGCACTGCCCATCAGAGTTAAAATATTTAATGATATGGCACTGGCTCACTGAAGGTTCTTTACCAGTAACTCAAGGTGAAAGGTATCACAGgttctgatggatgtgtggtttTTCAGGCAGTATGTGCGGGAAAAGGTGATTGGTGTAATGGGGCTGAAACCCACTGGAAAATACTGTGAGGAGGTCCGGGGAAGAGGACTCAGGGcctgcaggtaacacacacacacacacacactggggattACTCATACAGCTTCACCGTCTTGGTATTTCGGAGAAATACAATAATCCAAAACACTGATAAAATATCAGAGATCATCACACTGTATCAGTACATAGCCAGgtacagtaccttgcaaaagtattcatcccccttgacgttttcactattttgttgcattactacctgtaatttaaatggatttttatttggatttcatgtaatggacatacacaaaatagtccaaattggtgaagtgaaatgaaaaaaataacttgtttcaaaaaattctaaaaaataaataacagaaaagtggtgcgtgcatatgtattcaccccctttgctatgaagcccctaaaaaagattgggtgcaaccaattaccttcagaagtcacataattagttaaataaagtccacctgtgtgcaatctaagtgtcacatgatctgtcacatgatctcagtgtatatatacacctgtcctgaaaggccccagagtctgcaacaccactaagcaaggggcaccaccaagcaagtggcaccatgaagaccaaggagctctccaaacaggtcagggataatgttgtggagaagtacagatcagggttgggttataaaaaaatattcagaaactttgaacatcccacggagcaccattaaatccattatttaaaaatggaaagaatatggcaccacaacaaacctgccaagagagggccgcccaccaaaactcacggaccaggcaaggagggcattaatcagagaggcaacaaagacaccaaagataaccctgaaggagctgcaaagctccacagcggagattggagtatctgtccataggaccactttaagcctaaCACTCCACAGCGCtggcctttatggaagagtggccagaaaaaagccattgcttaaagaaaaaaataagcaaacatgtttggtgttcgccaaaaggcatgtgggtgactccccaaacatatggaagaaggtacagatgagacaaaaatgtagctcatgttttcagttttttggtcttatttcttgtttgtttcaaaataaaaaatattttgcatcttcaaggcatgttgtgtaaatcaattttaattgcatgttgtatggcaacaaaataggataaatgccaaggggggtgaatactttcgcaagccactgtatctgctAAGAAATTACCCTAAAATGTGTGTGTTCACACAGGGGGAAGCTCATCAGTACCATACTGGACTGGGAGGACGCTCTGCCTGACAAAGACCTCAACAGAGCCGAAGAAGCTAGCAGGTAAAAgaaaaaggacagagagagaacaaaagcAGAGCACCTCCTTAAATAAGTAAGGGTCTTTGTGTTGGCCGTGTAGGTCAGAATGTTAGTTAACCTGTGTGTAACATATTGACCTGTATTATGATGGCACAGAGGCATACATAAGATTACCTGTTGATGTGCACAGATCCTTGTTAGCcctgacctacagtggggagaacaagtatttgatacactgccgattttgcaggttttcctacttacaaagcatgtagaggtctgtaatttttatcataggtacacttcaactgtgagagacggaatctaaaacaaaaatccagaaaatcacattgtatgatttttaagtaattaatttgcattttattgcatgacataagtatttgatcacctaccaaccagtaagaattccggctctcacagacctcttagtttttctttaagaagccctcctgttctccactcattacctgtattaactgcacctgtttgaactcattacctgtataaaagatacctgtccacacactcaatcaaacatactccaacctctccacaatggccaagaccagagagctgtgtaaggacatcagggataaaattgtagacctgcacaaggctgggatgggttacaggacaataggcaagcagcttggtgagaaggcaacaactgttggcgcaattattagaaaatggaagaagttcaagatgacggtcaatcaccctcggtctggggctccatgcaagatctcacctcgtggggcatcaatgatcatgaggaaggtgagggatcagcccagaactacacggcaggacctggtcaatgacctgaagagagctgggaccacagtctcaaagaaaacattagtaacacaatacgccgtcatggattaaaatcctgcagcgcacgtaaggtccccctgctcaagccagcgcatatccaggcccgtctgaagtttgccaatgaccatctggatgatccagaggaggaatgggagaagttcatgtggtctgatgagacaaaaattgagctttttggtctaaactccactcgctgtgtttggaggaaaagaaggatgagtacaaccccaagaacaccatcccaaccgtgaagcatggaggtggaaacatcattctttggggatgcttttctgcaaaggggacaggacgactgcaccgtattgaggggaggatggatggggccatgtatcgcaagatcttggccaacaacctccttccctcagtaagagcattgaagatgggttgtggctgggtcttccagcatgacaacgacccgaaacacacagccagggcaactaaggagtggctccgtaagaagcatctcaaggtcctggagtggcctagccagtctccagacctgaacccaatagaaaatatttggaggggagctgaaagtccgtattgcccagcgacagcccccgaaatctgaaggatctggagaaggtctgtatggaggagtgggccaaaatccctgctgcagtgtgtgcaaacctggtcaagacctacaggaaacgtatgatctctgtaattgcaaacaaaggtttctgtaccaaatattaagttctgcttttctgatgtatcaaatacttatgtcatgcaataaaatgcaaattaattacttaaaaatcatacaatgtgattttctggatttttgttttagattccgtctctcacagttgaagtgtacctatgataaaaattacagacctctacatgctttgtaagtaggaaaacctgcaaaatcggcagtgtatcaaatacttgttctccccactgtagcttggTGTTTGAATGGCATTTTGAGgcaagctaagtagccaataggcagataatgtaataatttgtctgattctctgtagtaatggtatgggaataataattgcatcaaacaacacaacaacattttcagtcacctactTATCtaaaggacaagtggataaacaggttaatgtcaagccctgcatgtttttttcaagtctcatggaatgtagtcctacattgaacaccacacattggctgctactgcaGGCTGAaagatagaacagctatttccatgttaaaatgttatgggatgcattttctcccccgtttttttatggtaggccactctggtaggcctacgttatgatcaaatagccacagtagcctacttggcgaTTGTTAAAACGGTGACTTCAagcaggtacagcctcagtgtccCAGGTAAATGCTCGCTGGAAGTTTTCTTTGGGTGGGAGCagtccctgggactgaacacctccctctgcaactggatcctggactggtggtagggtaggcaacatcatctctgccatgctgaccctcaacacgggggcctcacAGGGGGGTGTTTTTTGT from the Coregonus clupeaformis isolate EN_2021a chromosome 14, ASM2061545v1, whole genome shotgun sequence genome contains:
- the sirt6 gene encoding NAD-dependent protein deacetylase sirtuin-6: MSVNYAAGLSTYADKGVCGLPESFDSKEELKGKVEALAQLIRESQYLVVHSGAGISTSSGIPDFRGPKGVWTMEERGESPHFDTTFEEARPSLTHMALLGLHRASYLKYLISQNVDGLHVRSGFPRDLLSELHGNMFVEECGKCGKQYVREKVIGVMGLKPTGKYCEEVRGRGLRACRGKLISTILDWEDALPDKDLNRAEEASRRADLALTLGTSLQIKPSGDLPLFTKRKGGKVVIVNLQPTKHDKHAHLRINGYVDEVMSQLMELLGLDIPKWDGPTVCESSTPDQKPLPAISTKKEVKKGLRKEGKREGRKRLAEPKKEEEDEEKIAVKKERAEPPTEEHEKDLQALTDSSPVPVQTQNQDLSRVGRDQNETSSPTLSL